In one Nomascus leucogenys isolate Asia chromosome 13, Asia_NLE_v1, whole genome shotgun sequence genomic region, the following are encoded:
- the GNAS gene encoding guanine nucleotide-binding protein G(s) subunit alpha isoform X10 codes for MRILHVNGFNGEGGEEDPQAARSNSDGEKATKVQDIKNNLKEAIETIVAAMSNLVPPVELANPENQFRVDYILSVMNVPDFDFPPEFYEHAKALWEDEGVRACYERSNEYQLIDCAQYFLDKIDVIKQADYVPSDQDLLRCRVLTSGIFETKFQVDKVNFHMFDVGGQRDERRKWIQCFNDVTAIIFVVASSSYNMVIREDNQTNRLQEALNLFKSIWNNRWLRTISVILFLNKQDLLAEKVLAGKSKIEDYFPEFARYTTPEDATPEPGEDPRVTRAKYFIRDEFLRISTASGDGRHYCYPHFTCAVDTENIRRVFNDCRDIIQRMHLRQYELL; via the exons GGGCGGCGAAGAGGACCCGCAGGCTGCAAGGAGCAACAGCGATGG TGAGAAGGCAACCAAGGTGCAGGACATCAAAAACAACCTGAAAGAGGCGATCGAA ACCATTGTGGCCGCCATGAGCAACCTGGTGCCCCCCGTGGAGCTGGCCAACCCCGAGAACCAGTTCAGAGTGGACTACATTCTGAGTGTGATGAACGTGCCTGACTTTGACTTCCCTCCC GAATTCTATGAGCATGCCAAGGCTCTGTGGGAGGATGAAGGAGTGCGTGCCTGCTACGAACGCTCCAACGAGTACCAGCTGATCGACTGTGCCCAGTA cTTCCTGGACAAGATCGATGTGATCAAGCAGGCCGACTATGTGCCGAGCGATCAG GACCTGCTTCGCTGCCGTGTCCTGACTTCTGGAATCTTTGAGACCAAGTTCCAGGTGGACAAAGTCAACTTCCA CATGTTTGACGTGGGTGGCCAGCGCGATGAACGCCGCAAGTGGATCCAGTGCTTCAATG ATGTGACTGCCATCATCTTCGTGGTGGCCAGCAGCAGCTACAACATGGTCATCCGGGAGGACAACCAGACCAACCGCCTGCAGGAGGCTCTGAACCTCTTCAAGAGCATCTGGAACAACAG ATGGCTGCGCACCATCTCTGTGATTCTGTTCCTCAACAAGCAAGATCTGCTCGCTGAGAAAGTCCTTGCTGGGAAATCGAAGATTGAGGACTACTTTCCAGAATTTGCTCGCTACACTACTCCTGAGGATG CTACTCCCGAGCCCGGAGAGGACCCACGCGTGACCCGGGCCAAGTACTTCATTCGAGATGAGTTTCTG AGGATCAGCACTGCCAGTGGAGATGGGCGTCACTACTGCTACCCTCATTTCACCTGCGCTGTGGACACTGAGAACATCCGCCGTGTGTTCAACGACTGCCGTGACATCATTCAGCGCATGCACCTTCGTCAGTACGAGCTGCTCTAA
- the GNAS gene encoding guanine nucleotide-binding protein G(s) subunit alpha isoform X9, giving the protein MRILHVNGFNGEGGEEDPQAARSNSDGSEKATKVQDIKNNLKEAIETIVAAMSNLVPPVELANPENQFRVDYILSVMNVPDFDFPPEFYEHAKALWEDEGVRACYERSNEYQLIDCAQYFLDKIDVIKQADYVPSDQDLLRCRVLTSGIFETKFQVDKVNFHMFDVGGQRDERRKWIQCFNDVTAIIFVVASSSYNMVIREDNQTNRLQEALNLFKSIWNNRWLRTISVILFLNKQDLLAEKVLAGKSKIEDYFPEFARYTTPEDATPEPGEDPRVTRAKYFIRDEFLRISTASGDGRHYCYPHFTCAVDTENIRRVFNDCRDIIQRMHLRQYELL; this is encoded by the exons GGGCGGCGAAGAGGACCCGCAGGCTGCAAGGAGCAACAGCGATGG CAGTGAGAAGGCAACCAAGGTGCAGGACATCAAAAACAACCTGAAAGAGGCGATCGAA ACCATTGTGGCCGCCATGAGCAACCTGGTGCCCCCCGTGGAGCTGGCCAACCCCGAGAACCAGTTCAGAGTGGACTACATTCTGAGTGTGATGAACGTGCCTGACTTTGACTTCCCTCCC GAATTCTATGAGCATGCCAAGGCTCTGTGGGAGGATGAAGGAGTGCGTGCCTGCTACGAACGCTCCAACGAGTACCAGCTGATCGACTGTGCCCAGTA cTTCCTGGACAAGATCGATGTGATCAAGCAGGCCGACTATGTGCCGAGCGATCAG GACCTGCTTCGCTGCCGTGTCCTGACTTCTGGAATCTTTGAGACCAAGTTCCAGGTGGACAAAGTCAACTTCCA CATGTTTGACGTGGGTGGCCAGCGCGATGAACGCCGCAAGTGGATCCAGTGCTTCAATG ATGTGACTGCCATCATCTTCGTGGTGGCCAGCAGCAGCTACAACATGGTCATCCGGGAGGACAACCAGACCAACCGCCTGCAGGAGGCTCTGAACCTCTTCAAGAGCATCTGGAACAACAG ATGGCTGCGCACCATCTCTGTGATTCTGTTCCTCAACAAGCAAGATCTGCTCGCTGAGAAAGTCCTTGCTGGGAAATCGAAGATTGAGGACTACTTTCCAGAATTTGCTCGCTACACTACTCCTGAGGATG CTACTCCCGAGCCCGGAGAGGACCCACGCGTGACCCGGGCCAAGTACTTCATTCGAGATGAGTTTCTG AGGATCAGCACTGCCAGTGGAGATGGGCGTCACTACTGCTACCCTCATTTCACCTGCGCTGTGGACACTGAGAACATCCGCCGTGTGTTCAACGACTGCCGTGACATCATTCAGCGCATGCACCTTCGTCAGTACGAGCTGCTCTAA
- the GNAS gene encoding guanine nucleotide-binding protein G(s) subunit alpha isoform X11 yields MRILHVNGFNGDEKATKVQDIKNNLKEAIETIVAAMSNLVPPVELANPENQFRVDYILSVMNVPDFDFPPEFYEHAKALWEDEGVRACYERSNEYQLIDCAQYFLDKIDVIKQADYVPSDQDLLRCRVLTSGIFETKFQVDKVNFHMFDVGGQRDERRKWIQCFNDVTAIIFVVASSSYNMVIREDNQTNRLQEALNLFKSIWNNRWLRTISVILFLNKQDLLAEKVLAGKSKIEDYFPEFARYTTPEDATPEPGEDPRVTRAKYFIRDEFLRISTASGDGRHYCYPHFTCAVDTENIRRVFNDCRDIIQRMHLRQYELL; encoded by the exons TGAGAAGGCAACCAAGGTGCAGGACATCAAAAACAACCTGAAAGAGGCGATCGAA ACCATTGTGGCCGCCATGAGCAACCTGGTGCCCCCCGTGGAGCTGGCCAACCCCGAGAACCAGTTCAGAGTGGACTACATTCTGAGTGTGATGAACGTGCCTGACTTTGACTTCCCTCCC GAATTCTATGAGCATGCCAAGGCTCTGTGGGAGGATGAAGGAGTGCGTGCCTGCTACGAACGCTCCAACGAGTACCAGCTGATCGACTGTGCCCAGTA cTTCCTGGACAAGATCGATGTGATCAAGCAGGCCGACTATGTGCCGAGCGATCAG GACCTGCTTCGCTGCCGTGTCCTGACTTCTGGAATCTTTGAGACCAAGTTCCAGGTGGACAAAGTCAACTTCCA CATGTTTGACGTGGGTGGCCAGCGCGATGAACGCCGCAAGTGGATCCAGTGCTTCAATG ATGTGACTGCCATCATCTTCGTGGTGGCCAGCAGCAGCTACAACATGGTCATCCGGGAGGACAACCAGACCAACCGCCTGCAGGAGGCTCTGAACCTCTTCAAGAGCATCTGGAACAACAG ATGGCTGCGCACCATCTCTGTGATTCTGTTCCTCAACAAGCAAGATCTGCTCGCTGAGAAAGTCCTTGCTGGGAAATCGAAGATTGAGGACTACTTTCCAGAATTTGCTCGCTACACTACTCCTGAGGATG CTACTCCCGAGCCCGGAGAGGACCCACGCGTGACCCGGGCCAAGTACTTCATTCGAGATGAGTTTCTG AGGATCAGCACTGCCAGTGGAGATGGGCGTCACTACTGCTACCCTCATTTCACCTGCGCTGTGGACACTGAGAACATCCGCCGTGTGTTCAACGACTGCCGTGACATCATTCAGCGCATGCACCTTCGTCAGTACGAGCTGCTCTAA